The nucleotide window ATTCTATAATTTTATTGAACAACATAGAGATGAAAAAGATGCCTGTGGCGTGGAAATCAAACATCTACATTCTTCTGCAGAACCATCACCAAGTCCCCTAAACTAATCAAGAAAATTGCGTCGAAAATTGGGGATACAActatattaaaatttacaagGGGATGATTACGTACAAATTGGGGCACTCTACCTAATACAAGTCCATAAAAaaggaccaaaatctaataaatCACAAATTACAAAGTTACAAATTAAAAAGTGGAAGAAAAATATTGCTACCAATTAACAATGATTTCAAAAGAGCACAGCCACACAAGGGGCTAGCATGGTGGAGGTTGAAGTTGCTTTAGTCTTTTCACAACCTGTTTCATTGTAGGTCTTGTTGATAGTGAGTCAACAGTACATACAACAGCCAAGTGAAGAACCTCTACCAAATCATGTTCCGGTCCTACATCCCATAACCCTGCGGCGAAGAACTCCTTTGCCCTTCCTTCCCTCAGCAGCATGCATCCCCATGCTACTATATTGAAACCATTTCCGTAAGAAGAAAACGAAGGGTCCAATGCCTTCTTATCTGAGAGCAACTCAAGAAGCACCACACCGTAGCTATACACATCAGCTTTATCGGAAACACGACATGTCATTGCGTATTCGGGAGCAACATAACCAAATGTTCCTGCGACACCGGTTGTAGCATGTGTCTCCGAAGTTCCTAGAAGTCTGGCCAGTCCAAAGTCGGATAGATAAGCATTCAAATCGTCATCCAACAAGATATTGCTAGGCTTGACATCGCGATGAAGAACACGGGGTACACATTGATCGTGCAGATAGGAAAGTGCACGCGCTATGTCCAACGCAATCTTGTGAAGAACTTTCCAATCCACGGCCCTTGTGGATCTCTCCTGGATGAACTTTTCAAGATTACCACCTGGAAGATAATTATATATGAGAAACATCTCTGTCTCACAAGCATGGTAACCAATCAGAGTTACAAGGTTTGGATGATGAAGCCTTCCAAGGGTCTTAATCTCCGCATGGAACTGTTGAACACCTTGAAAACGTCCAACTGAAAGACGTTTCACTGCCACCAAGATTCCTTGAGATATCTCTGCCTTATAAGTTGCTCCAAATCCTCCACTCCCAATACAGTTGCTTGCATTGAAATTTCCCGTGGCTtggacaacattttcaaatgtCAAAGGGACACCGATATCAGTAAACACTGTAACTTCTCTTTTGGTAGAACCGCCAACCCTGGAATTCGGCTTCCACCTTCGCGTGAAAAAGAACAGAACAATGAGGGCTATAAGAACAGAGACAATGGCTGAAGCAGAAGCTATAGATGCTATCTCAATAGCGCTAAAACCATTATCGCTACTTTTTTCAATATCTGCTGCAGTCATGGAAGAATTGTCATCAAATTGTCCTTGTTGATTTGCCGATGGTACAGTCAGAGAAACGCCACGGCAGGAACTTAGAAATGGATTCCCAACAGCACTGCTGCATTTGATCAAGCTACTATTTGATGGCAAGAATCCAGATAAGTTATTGAAAGACACGTTGAATACAGAGAGTGTAGTTACATTAGCTAAACCAGCTGGAATGTGTCCAGAAAGGTTGTTGTTATTCAGCAAAACAATGGTCAGATTTCTCATGTTCTCAATAAACTTAGGAATCTCACCGGTAAGAGAGTTTGTTGAAAGGTCCAAGACTTGTAAGGAATACAACTGACCCAGATTGGAAGGAATTGAGCCACTCAAGTTATTACCAGCCAAAGATAGAAGCTTCAGATCCTTCATCTGTCCGAGGCTAGAGGGAATTTGACCTAGTAATAGGTTTCTACTGAGGTTCAGGGAAACTAGAGAGACCGAATCCCCTAAAGCAGGTGGAATGGGTCCTGAAATTTGATTTCCAGATGCATCCAAAAAATTCAGTGATCTGCACATTTTACTAATATTAGAAGGAAACTCACCAGAAAACCTATTATAACTCACATTCAAAAGCAATGCATCTAATCCATCACATTTCTCAAGTAAATATGTAGGAAATAGTCCAGTGAGTTTGTTCTCTCCGACAAGAAGTGTGTAACCACTCTTTTCTTGCATCCTGTCTCGTGCTATTGGCAACGACTGAATGCCGGTGAAGTTGTTTTGCCCGAAGTTGTGAAAGACTGAAATGCCAACTCCCCCTAATGATGTGAAAAGTAATCTCTCACGAACTTTCGATGAAAAATATGATGCATAAGGAGACGTAACGTCGACAGATTCAAATGGATTCCCATTCCATAAAGGAAATGGAGAGCAGCCGTTGTTGGAAAAAACAGGAACTGAACCAGACAACATATTCACACTAACATCAAACACAGTCATACATGGAACTTGTAGTTCCTTAGAAAGCTCCCCAGTAAGATTGTTTGAGCTCAGATCAAGAAAATGCAGCTTCTTACATAAACCGAGCTGGTTCGGGAATTCTCCAGTGAAGAAATTCTGAGCCAAATTAACCATCTCCAAGTTACTACAAGCACCCCAACTCATAGGAAAACCTCCCTCCAAATTCACCATGGGAGCCCACAAAATCCTAAGCTTTGGAAGTGTCACGACTTCTTCAGGCATCGAACCTTCAAAGTAATTCAACTCATCATTCAAAGCAACAAACTCAACATCCCCAACCGGGTTGAAAAGGTTGGAAAGCACAACAACAGAAAGCTCCGTACAGTTCCCAAGCTCGCGAGGAATATGACCACTAAGCGTATTCCTCGAAACATCCAACACCTCAAGACTCTTAAGCTTCCCAAATTCAGCAGGAATATCCTCTTCCAACAAATTCGAATACAACAAAAGCGTCTTCAACCCACCACAATTCCCCAAACTAATCGGAATCTCTTGAACCAACAAATTACCAGACAAATCCAAATGCTCAAGCTTCCCACAATTCTTACCAATCTCCACCGGAATAACACCACTAAACTGATTAAAAGACAAATACACCCCTCTAAGCTTCCCAACAAAACCAGGAACAGAACCATTCAAACCATTTGCAGCCAAATTCAGAACCTCCAAACTATCAATACCACCTAAAACACTAGGCAAAATTCCAACAATCTTATTAAACCCTAAATTCAAAACCCTCAATTTTCTCAAACCTTGAAAACTCAAAGGAATAGACCCACCAATCAAATTACCTTCTAAATCAAGAACCTCAAGTTTCTCCATATTCCAAATCTCTTTAGGAATAAAACCCTCTAACCCATTAAAGGGTAAACTCAAAACCCTAAGTTCAGTAAACTCACTGATCAAAGATGGAAACTTTCCAAACAAAGAACCCTTAAAACCAACACAACTTTTCCTAATTCCAAACCCATAAAGCGGAAACTTATAAAAATCAGAGCAAGGATGTGAAATCAGTTTACCATCTTGGACGCCACCGTTGCCGGTGATATTAAGAGTAACAACACGGGAGTTGGAATCACAGAGAACTCCATAGAAGGAACAGTGGTTGGCAGTAGAGCTCCAGGTGGAGAGAACGGCGGATGGGTCGGAAAGAGAGGCTTTGAAGCGGAGGAGAGTTGATTTATCGGAAAATGATGAAACGGCGTCGTttgaagaagataagaagagaagaaagaaactcCATTTGATGAGAATTGAAGATGAAAACATCTCATAGAAGATGGAATGTGaagaaattgagtttttttggaAGTGTTTTGGTGAAGTAAGTGAAAATTGGGGTTTTctgaaaaccctaattttgaaATTGTGAAGATGCAGAAATAGAAAGAACAAGGAGACAAACACGACTCAAACATAAGCTCTGTTTTTTCCTAAACAAAACGCGTTTTTCGtacatgtttttttgttgttaatttacTATGTTTCATTGACTATGTTGGACTAAATTACTAGGATATTGagactttttttcttctttatagaTGATGGATAACGAGATATGTTTGATATCACGGTGAATATATCAGGATTACAACGATCTACcgttttttaaaagtaataatCTACGGCTTTTACAAAATCATGGTGAGTCAGCGTGATTTTAATATACTCACTGTGATTTCAACATACACCAATATTAAAGTCAAAAACAATTCATAAACCTTAGACATTTGACGTGATACAACTCTTGCTCAAATATTGAATGACCCATGAGTTATGGGATACTCCTCAGTTTTTCAATGTTAATCTATTAAACTTGGAAACATTAATACGATATCATATAAAATTCTATGCTGGTTGATGAAAAATAAAGAGTTTATCGTGCATGTTAGATTTTAAGAGTTAAAGTTGTTGCATTGGTTAGATTGTGCAATTTTACTAAATTGATTATACGTGAGTGATAGTACGAaatgtttatagttttttttttttttttttaacagtaaACAAGAGCTTAACATTTCATAAAACATAGAATATTACATCTAGATAGTATTGACATTGAAGGTACATTCCCCAACAAACTTGAAGAGTCAATACAAGAGAAATAGCCTACTAATTCATGATTTACAATACACATCAACACATCAACTTTGTAGACAAATATGAGAAATTCGACCGTAATTCACAACCTAACAATCCATTCATCAACATCTTCCATTCTCTAAAGGTGACAAAGGAGATGTGAGAATCCAAAGTCTTTTTTCCTATCTAGTTACGAATCATTTTTTTTGGCTTCATCACGCACATTTCGACTATATTTGGTCTCAGATTTTTTCACTTTGAGACTCTAGACAGAAATCAGCCGATAAAAGGCAAAGGGGTTGAACCTGGATTCATCCTCATAAAAGGCAACAAAACTTGTGTGATAGTTGCAATCAAATCTCAGTTGAGGCCAATGCTTAAATCCAACTAAACTTAAAGATAGGACGCAAACCTTAGaacaacataaaaaacacacagaacataaaaaacacacaaaaagaacaacaaacacacaaaaGATAGAGCAGAAATAGAACAACGTTAAAGAAACCCAGTCGAGAATCACCCATGGAGGTTTCGGATGTGGACGACTCAAAGATGAAATATGAGGAAGGAGGGTTATCCAGACTTCATCTGGAGGCTTCCGTGGAGGCCTTTCGAGGCTGAGATCCAGAGGTAAGAGGCCAAATTCAGTTTTCTGCAAGATAGAGAGGTGTTGAAGCTTCAACCGCCTCTTCCGTATAATCATAACAACTCGAGGAGGTGGCTCCGGTGGTGGCCGTTTCGTTGAGGTGGAGGAGATCGCAAGGGGATGATGTTCACCTGTGAAGATCTCTTCCCCACAACCCTCTATTTCGACAGCGACGTGGCCCTCTTCAGTTTCTTCCTTCGTAAGATCCATTTTGCCCCAAATCTCCATAGTTACAGAAAACACAGAATAAGGAGGAAAAGACACTGAATCGAAACACGAAGACAAACATAGTGGAGACAAAGGACTAAGATTACCTAGGGGAGAGACCCATTACAGGCTGggaaagccagagcaagctggCGTAACCGCCTCCTCACACCTAGGAAACCATAGAAATGATGGTGGTGGTATCACGataagttagagagagaagtgttgtTGCgtgtgaaaaataaatttttaaccataaaccagaatttttgaaaatttactaTACAAAATAGGTTTAGTGtgtatccctaaaaaaaaaaaaaaaggtttggtgtgtgattttttttcttccataattTATTGGTTTAGAATTGTTAAATGAGACCAGTTGCATCAAGTTCATGTGTAATATGACTATCTTcgataaaaatattcaaaatttgaagatTTAGTATGACCGATCATTCACAATTGTATATGGACTGCAGAAAGAAATTGTAATGCATATTAGTTTTAGTGCattgttttttctaaattgattattttgatttttgatatcGGACCAACTTTACTGTCTTTGAATGTGAATTATAAATTGATGGTAAATTCTACAAAAATGTCTAAATTTATGATGTATGTTGTAGAAAATTTCTGGAAATATTGATTTGTACTATGTACATACTTTCATGTTTTATGACTTCTAATGAagtataaaatgataaatattacaTGAATTGATGAAGATTAACTTAGACTTAAAAGGTAGGTTAAGTGTGATGAGTTTCAACCTTCGCACCACCTGTGATCCCCTTTTCTTTTTCGGCAGTCCCTTGTTCGTCCTTTGAGATCTGACGCAAGGATTTGATTATGGTTTGGGTTGACAACTTTTACCGATTGGTTGTAGGTGTGCCGAGATTTGGTGTTGTTGTAGGTTTCAGGTTTTGCCCCCTCCATGTCGGAAGATTGAGGTTGTGATCGTAGGTGGAGACACTGTCGTTGTTCTTCAAGCTTCGGGTTTGGGTGGTGGTATGCACCtgttttgtttgagttttgtaTTTTCTGTTAGTGTGTTCGTATTGTTCTTTGTTTatactattttatttgttttatgtttgtgtATTTCTAATTAGAGATTgggtatgttttatttatttttatgtttctgtGTTTCTAATTAGAGATTAGGTGATACTTGATGTGGCCTATTAACCCGAAAGGGTATGGTTCTATTAACCCGAAAGGGCTGCTTGCTTGCTAACATGTTGAACTCATTTCTCGATCTGGGTTTAGACACGTCTATATGAAACCGGTTGAGTTGGTAGCCCTATGATTTTATGATGTTCCAAGTATGTTATGATCTGTAAGTCTCAAGGCATCAGGTCTACCACCACTCTGATACCGTTTTTTTTATTCGTCTCAGTCCATGTGACTGTTCTGGATTGTTGCTCAAAAAAGTTTAGATCAAATAACTAAGAAAATTAAGATCGAAggttaaatgtgttttttgtCC belongs to Medicago truncatula cultivar Jemalong A17 chromosome 6, MtrunA17r5.0-ANR, whole genome shotgun sequence and includes:
- the LOC11417156 gene encoding LRR receptor-like serine/threonine-protein kinase RPK2, yielding MFSSSILIKWSFFLLFLSSSNDAVSSFSDKSTLLRFKASLSDPSAVLSTWSSTANHCSFYGVLCDSNSRVVTLNITGNGGVQDGKLISHPCSDFYKFPLYGFGIRKSCVGFKGSLFGKFPSLISEFTELRVLSLPFNGLEGFIPKEIWNMEKLEVLDLEGNLIGGSIPLSFQGLRKLRVLNLGFNKIVGILPSVLGGIDSLEVLNLAANGLNGSVPGFVGKLRGVYLSFNQFSGVIPVEIGKNCGKLEHLDLSGNLLVQEIPISLGNCGGLKTLLLYSNLLEEDIPAEFGKLKSLEVLDVSRNTLSGHIPRELGNCTELSVVVLSNLFNPVGDVEFVALNDELNYFEGSMPEEVVTLPKLRILWAPMVNLEGGFPMSWGACSNLEMVNLAQNFFTGEFPNQLGLCKKLHFLDLSSNNLTGELSKELQVPCMTVFDVSVNMLSGSVPVFSNNGCSPFPLWNGNPFESVDVTSPYASYFSSKVRERLLFTSLGGVGISVFHNFGQNNFTGIQSLPIARDRMQEKSGYTLLVGENKLTGLFPTYLLEKCDGLDALLLNVSYNRFSGEFPSNISKMCRSLNFLDASGNQISGPIPPALGDSVSLVSLNLSRNLLLGQIPSSLGQMKDLKLLSLAGNNLSGSIPSNLGQLYSLQVLDLSTNSLTGEIPKFIENMRNLTIVLLNNNNLSGHIPAGLANVTTLSVFNVSFNNLSGFLPSNSSLIKCSSAVGNPFLSSCRGVSLTVPSANQQGQFDDNSSMTAADIEKSSDNGFSAIEIASIASASAIVSVLIALIVLFFFTRRWKPNSRVGGSTKREVTVFTDIGVPLTFENVVQATGNFNASNCIGSGGFGATYKAEISQGILVAVKRLSVGRFQGVQQFHAEIKTLGRLHHPNLVTLIGYHACETEMFLIYNYLPGGNLEKFIQERSTRAVDWKVLHKIALDIARALSYLHDQCVPRVLHRDVKPSNILLDDDLNAYLSDFGLARLLGTSETHATTGVAGTFGYVAPEYAMTCRVSDKADVYSYGVVLLELLSDKKALDPSFSSYGNGFNIVAWGCMLLREGRAKEFFAAGLWDVGPEHDLVEVLHLAVVCTVDSLSTRPTMKQVVKRLKQLQPPPC